A genome region from Fervidobacterium changbaicum includes the following:
- a CDS encoding rhomboid family intramembrane serine protease, producing the protein MFPLYDTIPSLRKPVVNYMIITVNVLVFLYELALFWNEELLQEFFYTFGFVPERMFYAFPVLQIFTHMFVHGGWSHIIGNMWFLKIFGDNVEDAMGHFKFFVFYITGGIFALFFHVVFNPFSPYPMVGASGAISAVMGAYFVLFYYSRIVSLVFFILPFIVEIPAVVYLFVWFLLQVLNGVFADVTGAGVAYWAHAGGFIYGVLVGMRIRRKRYWY; encoded by the coding sequence ATGTTCCCATTGTACGATACGATTCCCAGTTTGAGGAAACCTGTTGTGAATTATATGATAATCACCGTCAATGTGTTGGTCTTCTTGTATGAGCTGGCATTATTTTGGAACGAGGAACTACTCCAGGAGTTTTTTTACACCTTTGGTTTTGTTCCAGAACGTATGTTCTACGCTTTCCCAGTCTTACAAATCTTCACGCACATGTTTGTTCACGGCGGCTGGTCGCATATAATTGGAAACATGTGGTTTTTAAAGATCTTCGGTGATAATGTCGAAGATGCGATGGGGCATTTTAAATTTTTCGTGTTTTACATCACTGGTGGTATTTTTGCGCTCTTTTTCCACGTGGTTTTTAACCCGTTCTCCCCTTACCCGATGGTAGGCGCGTCTGGTGCAATATCCGCAGTCATGGGTGCTTATTTTGTTCTTTTTTACTATTCACGCATAGTCTCGCTTGTATTTTTCATTCTGCCTTTCATAGTGGAAATCCCTGCGGTAGTGTACCTCTTTGTTTGGTTCTTGCTACAAGTGTTGAACGGCGTATTTGCCGATGTCACAGGAGCAGGAGTTGCTTATTGGGCGCATGCAGGAGGGTTTATCTACGGTGTGCTGGTTGGAATGAGGATCAGAAGGAAAAGATACTGGTACTGA
- the fliJ gene encoding flagellar export protein FliJ, with translation MPFRLEKLLSLRQKEEEALKNELNKVRVEIRRLEEEIEEVKNSKRFTEEQLRTGVQTGAQVAFLMYLIHMYDEHLKKLNLKLSNLRKIEEETLRAYLEKRTERRSFEKLKERYLRAQLMEADRKERIIIDEVALQKYIRNLEGQVRE, from the coding sequence TTGCCGTTCAGACTCGAAAAGTTACTTTCGTTAAGGCAAAAGGAAGAAGAAGCTCTAAAAAACGAGCTTAATAAAGTAAGAGTGGAGATAAGAAGGCTGGAAGAAGAAATAGAAGAAGTTAAGAATTCGAAAAGATTTACCGAAGAGCAACTTCGCACCGGCGTCCAAACTGGTGCACAAGTTGCTTTTTTAATGTACTTGATACATATGTACGATGAGCATTTGAAAAAGCTCAATCTAAAGTTGTCCAACCTGCGTAAGATTGAGGAAGAGACTTTAAGAGCATATCTTGAGAAACGAACTGAGCGAAGGAGTTTTGAAAAGCTTAAGGAAAGGTATCTCAGGGCACAACTGATGGAGGCTGACCGCAAGGAGAGGATTATCATAGATGAAGTTGCTCTTCAAAAATACATACGAAATTTGGAAGGGCAGGTGCGTGAGTGA
- a CDS encoding asparaginase: MAFKDGNWLTKRRKKIVIVSTGGTIAMVKKGRTVVPFDKGNALVTDIPELYEIADVELYEFSNIPSPHMTPRLMLELARKIDEFLEERGYDGAVVTHGTDTLEETAYFLDLVLKTEKPVVLTASMRNISELSTDGPRNVLSSVLVASCDDSYGMGVVVCLNDEIHAAREVTKTYTSNVATFDSPGYGPLGLVDENNVVYFRKSLTREKIPTDRIEEKVAVVKTFTGDDGTILRAVYEMGYKGIVLEGFGRGNVPPELADVVEEIVKSGIPVVITSRCFKGRVYPIYGYTGGGADLRKRGAILSEHPLAQKARIKLMVVLGITQDIEEIRTYFEKHIGGVISEIEH; encoded by the coding sequence ATGGCTTTTAAAGACGGTAATTGGCTGACCAAAAGAAGGAAAAAGATAGTTATCGTCAGTACAGGCGGAACAATCGCTATGGTGAAGAAAGGCAGAACTGTTGTACCTTTCGATAAAGGGAACGCACTTGTTACGGACATCCCTGAGCTTTACGAAATAGCTGATGTTGAACTTTACGAATTTTCAAATATCCCAAGCCCACACATGACTCCTCGTTTGATGCTTGAACTTGCAAGAAAGATAGATGAATTCTTGGAAGAAAGAGGTTACGACGGCGCGGTTGTAACACACGGAACAGATACATTAGAGGAGACAGCTTACTTTCTTGACCTCGTTCTGAAAACAGAAAAACCCGTTGTTCTGACGGCTTCAATGAGAAACATCAGTGAGCTAAGTACAGACGGGCCGCGAAACGTTCTTTCATCGGTGCTTGTTGCTTCGTGCGATGATAGTTACGGAATGGGGGTTGTTGTCTGCTTGAACGACGAGATCCATGCAGCACGTGAAGTAACAAAAACATACACGAGCAACGTTGCAACATTCGATTCGCCTGGTTACGGTCCACTTGGCTTAGTTGATGAAAACAACGTCGTGTACTTTAGAAAGTCGCTTACAAGAGAGAAAATACCAACTGACAGAATAGAGGAGAAAGTGGCCGTTGTCAAAACCTTCACAGGTGATGACGGTACAATTCTGCGTGCCGTGTACGAGATGGGCTACAAAGGTATCGTATTGGAAGGATTTGGCCGTGGCAATGTGCCTCCGGAACTTGCAGATGTTGTTGAAGAGATAGTGAAAAGTGGCATTCCCGTTGTTATCACGTCACGCTGTTTCAAGGGCAGGGTCTATCCAATTTACGGTTACACCGGCGGAGGCGCTGACTTAAGGAAACGCGGTGCCATACTCAGCGAACATCCACTTGCGCAAAAGGCGAGGATAAAATTGATGGTCGTTTTGGGAATTACGCAGGACATAGAAGAGATAAGGACATACTTTGAAAAACACATAGGAGGGGTGATAAGTGAAATTGAGCATTAG
- a CDS encoding PAS domain-containing protein, which translates to MRYLYFLQQFFERLPAPAFIKDNKGRYLWINKELENALGLPEEKIVGKLESEILGIEEIEEIDRKVKRTRRNHSHEIVYNGRYYNIQRMPIRLGDGNYGVAGVMFDITQKVLEQTLYKLLTFVEEKIMEALGEADGDIVTFVTSFSRKFHAQYPHIAVVLLMDNEYLIGTNDEKLIEKAKEIDEVKTFVYDKKTYQVVPIDRFKFVVHVPEHYVSMAKALAGFLGSYVLAALKVLESQKVYKDVIEKLNSITKLIKLWNETQSLEEYLKIMLDELVKVIPETQKASVWLLEGDDYKCVAVYNYGDEVKNLVIKASEDSYGPRIGENKVVEFLDAYKFNRESKYKDLWEKSGVTSPNFIPLVGSVKVGDKKMIIISLDNFEGKRFSEASKKVLQIFVELLSTFLSSKEK; encoded by the coding sequence ATGAGGTACTTGTACTTCTTACAACAGTTTTTCGAAAGACTTCCAGCACCCGCGTTCATTAAAGACAATAAAGGACGTTACTTGTGGATAAATAAAGAACTTGAAAATGCTCTGGGGCTGCCGGAAGAGAAGATCGTTGGAAAGCTGGAAAGTGAAATTCTGGGAATTGAGGAGATTGAAGAAATTGACAGGAAGGTTAAAAGAACGAGAAGAAACCACTCGCACGAGATAGTCTACAACGGAAGGTACTATAACATTCAGCGAATGCCTATAAGACTTGGAGACGGTAATTACGGAGTTGCTGGTGTTATGTTTGACATCACTCAAAAAGTTCTTGAACAGACGCTTTATAAACTTCTCACTTTTGTCGAGGAGAAAATCATGGAAGCTTTAGGTGAGGCAGATGGAGACATAGTTACGTTTGTGACTTCTTTTTCCAGAAAGTTCCATGCGCAGTATCCACACATCGCTGTTGTTCTTTTAATGGACAATGAATATCTTATTGGTACAAACGACGAAAAGCTCATAGAGAAAGCAAAAGAAATCGATGAGGTTAAGACTTTTGTTTACGACAAAAAAACTTATCAGGTCGTTCCTATCGACCGGTTTAAGTTTGTTGTGCACGTACCAGAACATTACGTAAGCATGGCAAAGGCGTTAGCAGGATTCCTTGGTTCTTATGTGCTCGCAGCACTTAAAGTGCTAGAAAGCCAAAAGGTCTACAAGGATGTTATTGAAAAGTTAAACTCGATAACAAAGCTCATAAAACTCTGGAACGAAACACAGTCGCTGGAAGAATACCTCAAGATTATGCTTGATGAACTTGTGAAAGTCATTCCGGAAACCCAAAAAGCCTCAGTATGGCTTTTGGAAGGCGACGATTACAAATGCGTTGCCGTTTATAATTATGGCGACGAAGTCAAGAACCTTGTCATCAAGGCTTCGGAAGACAGCTACGGACCACGTATTGGTGAAAATAAAGTTGTGGAGTTTTTGGATGCTTACAAATTCAATAGAGAGAGTAAGTACAAAGACCTTTGGGAAAAGTCGGGAGTTACCTCTCCAAACTTCATACCACTGGTTGGTAGTGTCAAAGTTGGAGATAAGAAAATGATTATAATATCGCTCGATAACTTTGAAGGAAAGCGGTTCTCTGAAGCAAGTAAAAAGGTTTTGCAGATCTTTGTTGAACTGCTCTCGACATTTTTATCTTCTAAGGAAAAATAA
- a CDS encoding YdcF family protein — MFELMKIISAFLIFPGIFVTLFSVLTVYFFIKEKNSKYNKIWILFLLLSIFFYLTSSTWFVNLFSKVLYVPDTSDGGDYIVVLGGGIDEYSGNVEIGRHTLRRLYKGYLLYKSKPRKVIVTGGVVSKGIPEALVMKDVLLSLGVPEEDIVVEDKARNTYQNARFTHDIVKDKSITLVTSTTHMRRSLMVFKKFFKEIYHVQSDVPIDFRNSFLDYIPTYSAFYGFCNIVYELVGLLQYTIFKH, encoded by the coding sequence ATGTTTGAACTTATGAAGATAATATCTGCCTTTCTAATCTTTCCTGGTATCTTCGTAACACTCTTCTCAGTTCTGACCGTTTATTTTTTTATAAAGGAAAAGAATTCAAAGTACAATAAAATCTGGATTTTATTTCTTCTTTTATCTATTTTCTTTTATCTAACTTCTTCGACTTGGTTTGTAAACCTATTTTCAAAGGTTTTGTACGTTCCGGACACATCTGATGGCGGAGATTACATCGTTGTTCTTGGCGGAGGAATCGACGAATACTCAGGAAATGTTGAGATAGGAAGACATACTTTGAGGAGGTTGTATAAAGGCTACTTGCTTTACAAATCAAAACCAAGAAAGGTAATAGTTACAGGTGGGGTTGTTTCGAAGGGCATTCCGGAGGCACTTGTCATGAAAGACGTGCTCCTTTCTTTAGGCGTTCCAGAAGAAGATATCGTAGTTGAAGACAAGGCGAGGAATACGTACCAGAATGCAAGATTCACACACGATATAGTTAAGGACAAATCCATAACCCTCGTAACAAGTACAACACATATGAGAAGAAGTTTGATGGTTTTTAAAAAGTTCTTCAAAGAGATTTACCATGTACAGAGTGATGTGCCTATCGATTTTCGAAATTCATTCCTTGACTATATTCCAACGTACAGCGCTTTTTACGGGTTCTGTAACATAGTGTATGAACTCGTTGGACTTCTTCAGTACACGATTTTCAAACATTAG
- a CDS encoding AI-2E family transporter — translation MKLSIRQQALLIVLLYAGIFFIAFTLSKTLLYVFVFSLISILVVNFIYKNMMRLRIPHPISVTAALIIYFGVLIYAFVRIIPLVVNQIGSFYEFMKNILDSKYWENYLADNPELSKVIGNLADWASPRITELFNNFLLEFAKKLPGIGVVIFYSVLFTIYVTIYTKWTTKSLPGLFPKRVRPLVEDFLSKLGMSLQSYVDVVLLGGLIVGLSFYFLFSIFLPEYTVLLSFWGFITNLIPIVGVVIEWIPILIVTLGLGLKNFIVVNLIVAAVHFGAFLFFIFIMKHKANINPVLMLIFIFLVGLVYGLVGTFFAVPVAIFFVTLWNEFIKTELDETRI, via the coding sequence GTGAAATTGAGCATTAGGCAACAGGCGTTGCTCATAGTACTTTTGTACGCCGGGATATTTTTCATTGCATTCACACTCTCAAAGACGTTACTCTACGTCTTCGTCTTCTCGCTCATATCTATACTAGTTGTGAATTTCATTTACAAGAACATGATGAGATTGAGAATTCCACATCCGATTTCGGTTACTGCGGCATTGATTATCTATTTTGGCGTCCTAATTTATGCGTTCGTCAGAATCATCCCTCTAGTGGTTAATCAAATAGGCTCTTTCTACGAATTCATGAAGAATATTCTCGATTCAAAATACTGGGAGAACTATTTAGCTGATAATCCAGAACTATCAAAGGTTATAGGTAATTTAGCCGACTGGGCAAGTCCAAGGATCACAGAGTTGTTCAACAATTTCCTCTTGGAGTTCGCCAAGAAGCTTCCTGGTATTGGTGTCGTTATCTTTTACAGCGTCCTTTTCACAATTTACGTGACCATATATACAAAATGGACAACAAAGTCATTGCCGGGGCTTTTTCCAAAACGCGTACGACCATTGGTGGAAGATTTCCTGTCGAAGTTGGGAATGTCACTACAAAGCTACGTCGATGTGGTACTTCTTGGAGGCCTTATTGTTGGCTTGAGCTTTTATTTTCTCTTCTCAATTTTTCTGCCAGAATATACCGTCTTACTCTCTTTTTGGGGGTTTATAACCAACTTAATTCCCATAGTAGGAGTAGTTATCGAATGGATACCTATTCTAATAGTTACACTGGGATTGGGACTTAAAAACTTCATAGTTGTCAATCTAATTGTCGCAGCCGTTCATTTTGGAGCGTTTCTGTTCTTCATATTCATAATGAAGCACAAAGCTAACATCAACCCTGTTCTGATGTTGATATTCATCTTCTTGGTAGGCTTAGTCTACGGACTTGTTGGAACGTTTTTTGCCGTTCCCGTCGCCATATTTTTCGTCACGTTATGGAACGAATTCATTAAAACTGAACTGGATGAAACAAGGATATAA
- the smc gene encoding chromosome segregation protein SMC — MVLKEIFIKGFKSFADPVRIEISDRVTVVVGPNGSGKSNVVDAIRWVLGEQSMKEIRAQEREDVVFWGNEKRPPAQYAYVELVFEDNGNKVSIARELSRDGVSKYLLNGDEVRLKDLRELLMSHGFGKNPYSIIGQGQIDKIVSSTPESLRSIIEEIAGIGIYREKKKEALAKLDATQINLSRITDVLFEVDKNRKSLYLKAKRAERYLEYSQELENVKREYYGGVYQIETQRLADMESYFNELNVLLKEKLKRLAQLEMNWATLREEFNQIDVEIESYTKTLEEFKTREDQLREIREKFSKKLNELESRYIETTTRLDMLTDEANSLKNRYEEIKLIVSKITEELNEKEEELSKLEKEKSEIYTQYSEQEKEILKKKQEYEETERTLSRIHNEIIRLNESNQDIKHRLEMIQSQRTSKETRKQELEEEINDLEKHLLEIVEKENELVKELELAKSSLEEYNQSKEQKVRQLDAIVRRQKEVQAEIDVLNRQISEYQGFGYSIRKIFENKDVFKGLIDVVANLIDFDKSLSVAYETLLGGAVQHVVVKTAEDAKQIIEFLKAGEYGRATFIPLDLIDASFSPINGIEREPGFIGYAANLVSVSAEYKNLPLYLFGNDIIVKDIDCAIEIKRKYDIRSRIVTLDGELISGRGSISGGKAKEDYSNSLIARKVRLKTLQEELDGLVSEKGKIEKEIDTIQSEIKQLQESMGVIREELASVSSKSLSSKRVLEELQKALKDVSNELADLVKLEAEYNGKYEGNLARVEYLEQESKNLEEKRKVLQADVSEFSKELEEHRKKLETLNEHIATLRAEIKNLAERKLQYTAENDRISSRLYEIAKEVADAKYSISQLEQEINETKNFLIENERELESLKATAQDIFTSIRERKTGKEEKLQQLQILEEDISKLKNEIESTRERIHETDLRLQEIRFRISNVPEEYRNPVEIEPEKLDELAQQMKELENKIKMLGAVDLSAIDEYKAVENEYNELVKQKLDLEEAKRKLEELIEQTDIQAREQFLTTYNRINGAFKSYIENLFYGGTGSMRLIDDGNIFESGIEIVVSKAGKKVQKLQLLSGGEKALVGIALIMAMLESNKGVFYVLDEVDAPLDDYNSEKFRRLLQQQNSQFIVITHNKLIMEAGDIVHGVTMVDGVSKIIQVKMEEVTA; from the coding sequence GTGGTTTTAAAGGAGATTTTTATCAAGGGATTCAAGTCTTTCGCAGACCCTGTTCGCATAGAGATATCCGATAGAGTAACAGTTGTCGTTGGACCCAATGGTTCCGGAAAGTCGAACGTAGTCGATGCGATCCGCTGGGTGCTCGGTGAACAGTCGATGAAAGAAATACGCGCTCAAGAGCGTGAAGACGTTGTATTTTGGGGAAACGAAAAGAGACCACCTGCGCAGTATGCATACGTTGAACTGGTTTTTGAAGACAACGGGAATAAGGTCTCCATCGCAAGGGAACTTTCACGCGATGGAGTGAGTAAATACTTGCTCAATGGCGACGAAGTAAGACTCAAAGATTTAAGAGAACTCCTCATGTCTCACGGGTTTGGCAAAAACCCGTATTCTATTATTGGACAAGGGCAAATAGATAAGATAGTGTCTTCAACTCCCGAGAGTCTGCGTTCAATAATTGAGGAAATCGCAGGGATCGGTATATACAGAGAGAAAAAGAAGGAAGCACTCGCAAAACTCGATGCGACTCAAATAAATTTGAGCAGGATAACCGATGTGCTCTTTGAAGTGGACAAAAATAGAAAATCTCTTTACCTCAAAGCGAAAAGAGCAGAACGTTACCTTGAATATTCTCAGGAATTGGAAAATGTGAAGAGAGAATATTACGGTGGGGTTTATCAAATAGAGACACAAAGACTTGCAGATATGGAAAGCTACTTTAACGAGCTTAATGTTTTGTTAAAAGAAAAGCTGAAAAGGCTTGCTCAGCTGGAGATGAACTGGGCAACCTTACGCGAGGAGTTCAACCAGATAGACGTTGAAATTGAGAGCTACACAAAAACGTTGGAAGAATTTAAAACAAGGGAAGATCAACTAAGGGAGATTAGAGAAAAATTCAGCAAGAAGCTGAACGAATTGGAAAGTAGATACATTGAAACAACAACTCGACTCGATATGTTGACCGATGAAGCAAATTCGTTGAAGAACAGATACGAAGAAATAAAACTTATAGTTTCCAAGATAACAGAGGAACTGAATGAAAAAGAAGAAGAGCTTTCCAAACTCGAAAAAGAGAAAAGTGAAATATACACTCAGTATTCCGAACAGGAAAAAGAGATACTCAAGAAGAAGCAAGAGTACGAAGAAACAGAAAGAACGCTTTCAAGAATCCACAACGAGATAATTCGGTTGAATGAAAGTAACCAAGACATCAAGCATAGGCTTGAGATGATTCAGAGCCAAAGAACATCGAAGGAGACCAGAAAGCAGGAGTTAGAAGAAGAAATAAACGACCTTGAGAAGCATTTGCTTGAAATTGTGGAGAAAGAGAACGAACTTGTTAAGGAGTTAGAACTTGCTAAAAGTTCATTGGAAGAGTACAATCAAAGCAAAGAACAAAAGGTTCGACAGTTGGACGCAATTGTGCGAAGACAAAAAGAAGTCCAAGCGGAAATCGATGTGCTGAACAGACAGATTTCGGAATATCAAGGGTTTGGCTATTCGATCCGGAAGATTTTCGAAAATAAAGACGTGTTCAAAGGTTTAATCGACGTTGTTGCCAATCTCATTGACTTTGATAAATCGCTTTCTGTAGCGTATGAGACGCTTTTAGGAGGAGCTGTCCAGCACGTTGTTGTAAAAACGGCGGAAGATGCAAAACAGATAATCGAATTCTTGAAAGCCGGAGAATACGGACGTGCCACGTTCATACCTCTTGATCTGATCGATGCCTCGTTTTCACCTATAAACGGAATCGAACGTGAACCAGGATTCATCGGATATGCTGCAAATCTTGTGAGTGTATCAGCTGAGTATAAGAATTTGCCACTTTATCTTTTTGGTAACGATATCATCGTAAAGGATATCGATTGTGCCATAGAAATAAAGCGTAAATACGATATTAGGTCGAGAATCGTCACGTTAGATGGCGAGCTCATCTCTGGAAGAGGCTCAATCAGTGGTGGGAAGGCGAAAGAAGATTATTCAAATTCGCTCATAGCAAGAAAAGTAAGATTAAAAACGCTACAAGAGGAACTCGACGGGCTAGTTAGTGAGAAAGGAAAAATTGAAAAAGAAATTGATACAATACAAAGTGAGATTAAGCAACTTCAAGAGAGCATGGGTGTAATAAGGGAAGAACTGGCAAGTGTGTCGAGTAAATCACTTTCATCAAAGCGCGTGCTCGAAGAGCTTCAAAAGGCACTCAAAGACGTTTCGAACGAGCTTGCGGATTTGGTAAAGCTCGAAGCTGAATACAACGGGAAGTACGAAGGAAACCTCGCAAGAGTTGAGTACCTCGAACAGGAAAGTAAGAATTTAGAAGAGAAGCGGAAGGTTTTGCAAGCTGATGTCAGCGAATTTTCAAAAGAACTCGAAGAGCACAGGAAGAAGTTGGAGACACTGAACGAGCATATCGCTACACTGCGCGCTGAAATTAAGAATCTCGCTGAAAGGAAACTCCAATACACCGCTGAAAACGACAGAATAAGTAGCAGGCTATATGAAATCGCCAAAGAAGTCGCCGACGCCAAATACAGTATATCTCAGCTCGAACAGGAGATAAACGAAACTAAGAACTTTCTTATAGAAAACGAAAGAGAACTTGAAAGTCTGAAAGCAACAGCCCAGGATATTTTCACAAGTATAAGGGAAAGGAAAACCGGAAAAGAAGAAAAACTTCAACAACTCCAGATATTAGAAGAAGACATTAGCAAGTTGAAAAACGAAATAGAATCCACAAGGGAAAGAATCCACGAAACTGATTTGAGATTGCAAGAGATCAGATTCAGGATTTCTAATGTTCCTGAGGAATACAGGAATCCTGTGGAAATTGAACCTGAGAAATTGGATGAACTTGCACAACAAATGAAAGAACTGGAAAACAAAATAAAAATGCTTGGCGCAGTCGACTTGAGCGCTATTGATGAGTACAAAGCGGTTGAAAACGAGTACAACGAACTTGTTAAGCAGAAATTGGACTTGGAAGAGGCGAAAAGGAAACTGGAAGAGCTCATTGAACAAACGGACATTCAAGCAAGGGAGCAGTTCTTAACTACCTACAACAGAATCAATGGAGCCTTCAAAAGTTACATAGAGAATCTCTTCTACGGTGGTACAGGGAGCATGAGATTAATAGACGATGGGAATATATTTGAATCAGGGATAGAAATTGTAGTTTCAAAAGCAGGTAAGAAAGTTCAAAAACTTCAACTGCTCTCTGGTGGGGAAAAAGCGCTCGTTGGCATTGCACTCATCATGGCGATGCTTGAGTCGAACAAGGGTGTTTTTTACGTGCTTGATGAAGTGGACGCACCGCTTGACGATTACAATTCTGAGAAATTCAGAAGGTTGTTACAGCAACAGAACTCACAGTTCATAGTTATAACTCACAATAAGTTGATTATGGAAGCTGGAGATATCGTGCATGGAGTAACCATGGTCGATGGGGTTTCAAAAATCATTCAAGTAAAGATGGAGGAGGTAACAGCATGA
- the panB gene encoding 3-methyl-2-oxobutanoate hydroxymethyltransferase — protein MTTKKIIDMKGKEPIVMLTAYDYPTAKIASESGVDIILVGDSLGNVVLGYDSTIPVTMEEMLMHIKAVRRGASDAFIVGDMPFLSYEVSIEKAVENAGLMLKAGANAVKLEGGEEYVETIKQIIRAGIPVMGHLGFTPQSVNLLGGHRVQGKTPESREKLLRDAKALEKAGCFAIVLELVVESVAKEITESVGIPTIGIGAGRFCDGQVLVFHDVVGLSQMNLKFAKSYANTYEVMLNAVKKYREEVKSKLFPEQTHVFE, from the coding sequence ATGACAACCAAGAAGATTATAGATATGAAGGGCAAAGAACCTATCGTTATGTTAACCGCCTACGACTATCCAACCGCTAAGATAGCCTCGGAATCAGGTGTTGACATTATATTGGTCGGTGACTCTCTGGGGAATGTGGTGCTTGGTTACGATAGCACTATACCAGTAACGATGGAAGAGATGTTGATGCACATAAAGGCTGTGCGCAGAGGGGCATCCGATGCGTTCATCGTTGGAGATATGCCTTTTTTGTCGTACGAAGTGAGCATTGAAAAGGCTGTCGAAAACGCAGGACTGATGCTCAAGGCCGGAGCCAATGCGGTAAAACTCGAGGGTGGCGAAGAATACGTAGAAACAATTAAGCAAATCATACGAGCGGGAATACCTGTCATGGGGCACCTTGGCTTCACACCTCAATCGGTCAATCTGCTCGGTGGTCACAGGGTGCAGGGAAAAACACCTGAAAGTAGGGAGAAGCTTCTAAGAGATGCAAAAGCCCTTGAAAAAGCCGGATGTTTTGCAATCGTTCTTGAACTCGTTGTGGAAAGTGTAGCAAAGGAAATCACGGAAAGTGTTGGTATCCCAACCATAGGCATTGGAGCTGGAAGGTTTTGTGATGGGCAAGTTCTCGTGTTCCACGACGTCGTTGGCTTGTCTCAGATGAATTTGAAATTTGCTAAGAGCTACGCGAATACCTATGAAGTTATGTTGAACGCTGTAAAAAAATATAGGGAAGAGGTAAAATCAAAACTCTTCCCAGAACAAACGCATGTGTTTGAATAA